GTGAGGGAGCTGCGCAGCAGTATCCGGCTCGAGAGTCAGGTCCGAGTTGATCGCGATGACGAGAAGGCTGCCACGAGCGAGAACTTTCTTATCGCCCATCAAGACGGTGCCATTTTCACAGACCAAGTCGCTGCAGAGTTCCTCGGTGGCCGTCGAAAAACTGGCATAGAGGTAGTTTCCTGTCGGATCGACGGCCAGTGCCGCCACCGAACCACAGTCCTCGTAGTCAGTGCCTCCGAAACGACACTGGAAAGAATAAGAAGTCGGCCAGCCCGAGGGCGTTTTCAGAGTCGGGGCATAGTTACCCGATGCTTTCTCGATGACCTTGGGGTAAATCTCACCGTCCGAAGCGCCGAGGTAGAATATCGATTGTCCGTGATAGGTTCCCCCGAGCACGATCGAGGTGTAAGCCTCTCCTGTTCCGGTTAATTCGCCGTCAACGATACTCCCGTTGCTGCATATCCATCCTTCATCCTTTTGGCATGGATAATTCGAGTTGGAGGTTCCGTCAGATTCGTACTGGCAGTAGCAAGGCGGCGAGGCGCTCTCGATCTGGCCGCAGCTCCCAGCGGCCCCAATCTGATAGCCTCCTAAGCTGTTGCAGCGAGAGCCGTTCGAGTCGGGGCAGCCGAGTATGATGGCTTCTGAATTGGAGTCCACCGGGCAGTCCGATATCGGGGTCAGCGTGGAGAAGGAAATTGTTTCGCTCGCTCCAGAGGTCGCGAGGACATAAACAGACTTCGGCACCATACCCGGCACGCCCTGCGGCTCTGCTACCACTACCTGGGTCTGCGCATTCGCAATGGGGATTCCCATTGCCATGGGACAGAGGAGCAGAGCGACCAGCCCGGCGAATCCGGCGCCGAGGCGACGGAATCCGCATCTCGCCGGACTTGAGGGCGATGGCCCGGATGGGACCTTGCCATCGCTCAACGAGTCTGGGCCGACTCGCCCATAGACCACCTTTTCACCCCTTGCCTTCATCTCCGCATCTCCTTCAAAGCTTCCTCGTGCATGTTGCACGGTGGACATTTAAAACTCCTTTTCGGCCCGCGCTTCAAGTAACCGGCAAGGGTCTCACCAACTGCCGATAAAACGGATGTGTCCGCCTTTTGTCCGTGAACCGCAGCCGAAACGCCCCTTTTTCTTGGCTTCTTTCGGTGCCCGTAGACCCGCGTCACGCCCACCGACGCATTCGCGATCCGTCGGTCAACGACGGACGATGTGCTGGCGCGGAAACGGCACCGAGTGCTCCCAATCCGCCAGAATCGCGCGCAGCGCAGTCACGAGAGAAAGCGGCTGATCGAGCATCATGTGGTGCCCGGCCAGTGGGATCTCCACGACCGGCGCGACCCGCCCGAGTGCCTCGTACATGATCGCACCTACATGGGCCGTGACAAGACCGAACTCCGACCGAATGAGCGCGACGCGCCCGCTCACCTTCGGCAGTAGCTCGGCCGTCTGCGTGCGACTCACCGCTCGAAAGAGAGCCGGATCGAACTTCCAGCTGAAGCCGCCGTCGACGGAACGCAGCGAATGCTCTGCCACGTGTCGAAGAATGAACGGGTCGTAGTTCTCCTGCCGCGGGACCGTCCGAAAACGCGCGATGGCGGTCTCGACGTCGGGGTAGATCTTCGGGGCGCCGAAGGCCTGCCCTAGGCGGGCCGCCTCCACCTCCGCGTCCTCGGCGACGATCGGGCTGTCGAGGATGATCATGCCGGCAATGTCGGTGCCGGCCTTCACCGCCGTGGCCGTGGCGACGAAGCCCCCCATCGAGTGGCCGATCACGACCGGCGGCCCTTCCATGCCCTCGCCCTGCGCTGCGGCCAAGACCTCTTCGGTCCAGTCGTCGACGCTGTACTCGGAAC
The Candidatus Binatia bacterium DNA segment above includes these coding regions:
- a CDS encoding alpha/beta hydrolase, translated to MADDAPKWLRTALAAPVEEDEITVSGCAIHRMAWGDREQPGLVLIHGGAGHAHWWSFIAPLFPQYRVVALDLSGHGDSGRRSEYSVDDWTEEVLAAAQGEGMEGPPVVIGHSMGGFVATATAVKAGTDIAGMIILDSPIVAEDAEVEAARLGQAFGAPKIYPDVETAIARFRTVPRQENYDPFILRHVAEHSLRSVDGGFSWKFDPALFRAVSRTQTAELLPKVSGRVALIRSEFGLVTAHVGAIMYEALGRVAPVVEIPLAGHHMMLDQPLSLVTALRAILADWEHSVPFPRQHIVRR